The following is a genomic window from Salinicoccus roseus.
TTTTCTTCCAACATCTGATTGTTCACTTCTTTTTGCATGTCTTGATTCATGAGTTTCCGTTCGGTTTCGATGTAGTCAGTTTTACCCCAGTGATAAAAAATTTGGTAGATGTAGTAGGTTGGATCCATGTCTTTATAGTGGTCGAGTGCTTTGGTTTCATAGAGTGTGCTGGCGTCTTTAAAGAGGCCGGAATATACAATAAGGCGCTTGCCGGAAAGTGTGTTATAGAATGTGTCAAATACGGTTTCGTCTTGGAGATAGTCGCTGTCTTTGGCGCTGTATTTGGCAATTTCGGAGACTTCTTTTTTGTTGTCGGTGTGTTTTACGCGTCTGATGTCTACTTGCGTGATGAGTGGATTTTTTGTTGATTGTTGCCAGAGTTGGAGCCATCTATCACGTTTGATATATTGCCTTTTATTATTAAAATAGTGTTTATCAACGGCTAAGATTACGTGAAAATGCGGATGATAGTCGTCTCGATCTTTGTTGTAGGTGACTTCTAATTTCCGCACATAGCCTTTTACGGCCGTCTTTACTTCTTTGCGCTGCATCATCCGTTGAAATGACCGATTGTAATGCTTAATTTCATCGTTGAGTTCTGCAGCTGTCACATTGGGTGCCGTCAAAGTGAGAAAGAGAAACTCCTTTTTCTCCTCTTTTTTGAGATACTCCATCAAAATACTAATCTTCATGGCATTCTTACGGGCTTTCTTCCATGCACAGACTGGACAGAACCGATGCTCGCAGTTATTAGAACGGTGTAATTTGGTTTTTTCCATCGTAATATCAGCCACCATAAATAAGAATGTATTACAGTCCTTTACCCGTTCCAGTGTCTTTTCGCTGACATGCTTACTGATGAGCGTCTGTAACAGTTGATTTTTCCGCTTTTTCTGGGTATACTTCTCCATAAGTGAATAAATCCTTTCTACCAAGAAAGGTGCATACAAAAAAACTTGCACTTTCCCCTAGGTTTTATGTTTTTGGCTTCGACACCTAAAACACTAAACTAGTAGACGGAAATATGCAAGTTTTTTTGTGTTTAAAGCAGTCATATCAACACTTTTAGAGATTTCATCTCAATCAGAATTATGACGTATAGTATCAAGACAAGAAGAAACTCGTTTCACTCGTTTCAAAAACCAAAACCAAAAACTCACATTTAATCCTTTTTATCATCTTTTTCTAAACCAAAAATCAATAAAACAATTACAGACAAAAGCATAAAAGGAAAAAATATAGAAGTAGCTAGAAAACCTATAATCATAATTAACCAAAAAGAATCAATTTTATAATTTCCAAACCTCATACAAGACCTCCTTTTTAAATCACAATAACATAATTGCTTTATTCCAATTGCTTTATTGACGTTGAGCCTCGGAACCCTTAACAATCCCAAAACTTGTCGAATGGTCGGCTTAATAGCTCACGCTATGCCGACATCCGTCTGCAAGTTTAGTTAAGGGTTCTTCTCAACGCACAATAAATTTTCTCGGCATAAATGGATCTCCGATGATTATATCGCTCAAAACGTTAAAAAGAGCCCTCAGAGC
Proteins encoded in this region:
- a CDS encoding protein rep, coding for MEKYTQKKRKNQLLQTLISKHVSEKTLERVKDCNTFLFMVADITMEKTKLHRSNNCEHRFCPVCAWKKARKNAMKISILMEYLKKEEKKEFLFLTLTAPNVTAAELNDEIKHYNRSFQRMMQRKEVKTAVKGYVRKLEVTYNKDRDDYHPHFHVILAVDKHYFNNKRQYIKRDRWLQLWQQSTKNPLITQVDIRRVKHTDNKKEVSEIAKYSAKDSDYLQDETVFDTFYNTLSGKRLIVYSGLFKDASTLYETKALDHYKDMDPTYYIYQIFYHWGKTDYIETERKLMNQDMQKEVNNQMLEE